The following is a genomic window from Candidatus Kapaibacterium sp..
ATGCTTATTGAGCAAGCCAAGAAATTGGGGTTTGCGGTAAGAAAAGAGAGTGGAACTTTTGAAAGTAGCTTTTGCAATCTAAACAACAAAAAAATCATTCTCATAAATAAAGATGATGATGATGAAAGCATTATCAAATTATTTGTCGAAAATTTTTTAGAACTTGATTTGAATGATGTATATTTAATGCCGGCTGTGAGAGATTATATTGAAAATTACAAGAGTAAAGAATAATATTGCCGATTGAGATAGACCTAATCCAAACTTTACTGCTTTTGATAGCAGGATTTGCATCCGGTTTCTTAAATGTAACAGCCGGTGGTGGTTCGGCATTGACATTGCCATTGTTGATTTTTCTTGGGCTTGATTCAGCTACTGCAAATGGCACAAACCGCGTAGCTATCGTCGTCCAGAGCTTGTCCGCAATTGCATCTTTCAAATCCGACAAATATTCGGAATTTGGCAAGAGCATGAAATTAGCTGCTATTACATTGCCCGGTGGTATTTTGGGAGCGGTGACGGCATTGCAAATGAACGACGAAGTGTTCAATAAGGTACTTGGTGTGATTATGCTCGTTATCATCATTTCGATGATTATTCCCACACCCAAGAAAGGCAAGGGGCAAGAAGTTCCGCCCAATTTCTGGACATTTTTGGCAATGTTCGGCGTCGGGCTTTACGGCGGATTCATACAAGTCGGTGTGGGATTTATGATGATGGCAATCATGCAAAAAATGTTGAAGATGGAACTTACGCGAGTAAATATGCACAAAGTTTTTATAGCATTCGTATTCACAACTCCGGCAATGATTGTATTTATGATTAGCGGACACGTTAATTATTTGCTTGGAATCGTCTTAGCAATAGGAAATGCAATTGGTGCATTAGTTGCTGCAAAAATTTCTGTAAGAAAAGGTGAGAAATTTATCAAAATTTTCCTTATATTATCAATGATAATTATGGCAATCAAACTTTTTGATTTTATTTAATGAAAATTATCCTCAAAATATTGCGGATTTTTACGAAAAGGGCATTCATCGGTGCTTTGTTATTTGCTATTGCATTATGGAGCTATACCAGTCTGAATACGAATTATTCTACTTATGTTGATATACCGCTTTCAGTAAAATTGCCTCCTACTCGCGCGATTGAAAAAGAACTGCCGGCTACCATTTCAGTTGAAAGTCGTGGGACAGGTTGGAATTTGTTCAACTTATTATATCTTAATAACAGCAAAAGAGCAAACGTTGATTTGAGCGACACCAGAATTGAAGATAGCATATTTACAATTGGCAGGTCTGATTTTTTGAAAGGAATCGAGTCTTTTGAAACGGTAGAACTTGCCGATGTAATACCGAGTTCATTAACATTACGTACAGGCAGAATCGGCGAATATGTCGTGCCAATTGTTTCCATGGTAGAAATAACTCCAAAAGACGGGTTTTCATTAGTAGGCGATATAAGACTCAAGCCTGATAGCATCAGAATCATTGGTAATGATAAAATCACATCGCAGATAAA
Proteins encoded in this region:
- a CDS encoding sulfite exporter TauE/SafE family protein, whose amino-acid sequence is MPIEIDLIQTLLLLIAGFASGFLNVTAGGGSALTLPLLIFLGLDSATANGTNRVAIVVQSLSAIASFKSDKYSEFGKSMKLAAITLPGGILGAVTALQMNDEVFNKVLGVIMLVIIISMIIPTPKKGKGQEVPPNFWTFLAMFGVGLYGGFIQVGVGFMMMAIMQKMLKMELTRVNMHKVFIAFVFTTPAMIVFMISGHVNYLLGIVLAIGNAIGALVAAKISVRKGEKFIKIFLILSMIIMAIKLFDFI